The following proteins are encoded in a genomic region of Nitratireductor sp. GISD-1A_MAKvit:
- a CDS encoding MarR family transcriptional regulator produces the protein MYVHSNRSTHVSRGSQFSLAMQSVKKQAADGNSSTVALYNGLELVRILSVEGPMNAEELAQRLSMRGETTAKLLKTLELHGFVERSRFADRFQPGRIAGTLSEKFLSDSPLHGIARPVLKALADRHHATTALAVTHDRKALFLLVCNGLKRSTPPPLRAGSACPLAETAAGHALLLTARAELEAEDLESEHGSLDMERLEASFRHFREHGCFRLELPMNELLRLGAPLQLNNTVMAVEIVLPRESAPQGLARDLLASVEIIQRKCADAGLVYLEDA, from the coding sequence ATGTATGTACACTCAAACAGAAGCACACACGTTTCCAGGGGAAGCCAGTTTTCACTGGCAATGCAATCTGTGAAGAAACAAGCGGCAGACGGAAACAGCAGTACGGTAGCCTTATACAACGGCCTGGAACTGGTTCGGATTTTGTCCGTGGAAGGTCCCATGAACGCCGAGGAGCTGGCACAACGCCTCTCGATGAGAGGGGAGACAACCGCAAAGCTTCTGAAGACCCTGGAATTGCATGGCTTTGTCGAGCGTTCGCGTTTTGCAGATCGCTTCCAGCCCGGCAGGATCGCCGGCACCCTTTCCGAAAAGTTTCTTAGCGACAGTCCTCTTCACGGCATCGCCCGCCCGGTGCTGAAGGCACTTGCGGACCGGCATCATGCGACCACCGCACTGGCGGTAACACATGATCGGAAAGCGCTGTTCCTCCTGGTCTGCAATGGCCTGAAGCGGTCAACACCGCCCCCGTTGCGCGCTGGCAGTGCCTGTCCTCTCGCCGAGACGGCGGCCGGACATGCACTGCTGCTCACCGCACGCGCTGAATTGGAAGCCGAAGATCTTGAATCAGAGCATGGTTCCCTGGATATGGAAAGGCTGGAAGCCAGCTTCCGCCATTTCCGGGAGCATGGCTGTTTCCGGCTTGAACTGCCCATGAATGAGCTTCTCCGGCTGGGCGCGCCCCTGCAGCTCAACAACACGGTCATGGCGGTAGAGATCGTACTCCCCCGCGAAAGCGCGCCCCAAGGCTTAGCCAGAGATCTTCTCGCCAGTGTGGAAATCATTCAGCGCAAATGCGCGGATGCAGGACTGGTCTACCTCGAAGACGCATGA
- a CDS encoding MOSC domain-containing protein, producing the protein MCVGKTTPLEAVLIGEVSLLGERKAPSGIDKKPVDQPLWLGENGFRGDHQADRRNHGGPEKAVHHYPRDHYETWAQEIGDHALLARPGAFGENISTHGLDEGNVAIGDVFRIGQAVVEVSQGRQPCWKLSSRFGVPDMAYRVQKTGRTGWYYRVLQPGTVSPEDTLQRIARPLPDWPLRRLWQILYVNTLDRAELEAMAALEKLPEGWRRHAQRRLSSGKVEDWNRRLEGKSHGPH; encoded by the coding sequence GTGTGCGTTGGCAAAACGACCCCACTGGAAGCCGTCCTGATCGGAGAGGTGTCCCTACTGGGCGAGCGAAAGGCTCCTAGCGGCATAGACAAAAAACCGGTCGATCAGCCGCTCTGGCTCGGCGAAAACGGTTTTCGCGGTGATCATCAGGCAGATCGCCGGAATCACGGCGGGCCGGAAAAAGCCGTCCATCACTATCCCCGTGATCACTATGAAACCTGGGCGCAGGAAATCGGAGATCACGCCCTGCTCGCCCGCCCCGGTGCGTTTGGCGAGAACATCTCCACCCATGGCCTTGACGAAGGCAATGTTGCCATCGGCGATGTATTCCGCATTGGCCAGGCCGTTGTTGAAGTCTCGCAGGGACGCCAGCCCTGCTGGAAGCTCAGCAGCCGCTTCGGCGTACCGGACATGGCCTACAGGGTACAGAAGACCGGCCGCACGGGCTGGTACTATCGCGTGCTCCAACCTGGAACAGTCTCACCGGAAGACACCCTCCAGCGTATCGCACGTCCATTGCCCGATTGGCCGCTCAGGCGGCTTTGGCAGATCCTCTACGTCAACACGCTCGATCGTGCCGAACTGGAAGCCATGGCTGCACTGGAAAAATTGCCCGAAGGCTGGCGACGCCATGCCCAAAGACGGCTTTCCTCGGGCAAGGTCGAAGACTGGAACCGCAGGCTGGAAGGAAAATCCCACGGTCCCCACTGA
- a CDS encoding IclR family transcriptional regulator: MTIASERQNPGSKTPSVSSALARGLRLLAVFAEAPVWMSNSEISRRTDLPAATVARLTKSLTGMGFLHYSSSRRRFRLAPGVVRLGYGSRSETRILDSIRPHLQHLADHFRVHAGLAVLDETEALYLEVCHSKATMVTLRLEAGSKLPLAGTPVGHALLWCLDRERRAELTRELARSHGPDWETLAPVLEAGLSKLDTHGYTTSSAGWHPDVLGVAVPLQPTEQAGAMALSCGVARGHMQASELETLGAELLRFAQMVSLRHQGEETAP; this comes from the coding sequence ATGACCATCGCTTCAGAGCGACAAAACCCTGGTTCAAAGACGCCTTCGGTGTCTTCCGCGCTTGCACGGGGCCTCCGTTTGCTTGCCGTGTTCGCCGAGGCGCCCGTTTGGATGAGCAATTCGGAAATCTCTAGGCGCACCGATCTGCCGGCCGCAACTGTGGCACGCCTTACCAAATCGCTGACGGGGATGGGGTTCCTGCATTACAGCAGCAGCCGCCGGCGTTTTCGCCTGGCACCCGGCGTGGTGCGGCTTGGATATGGTTCGCGGAGCGAAACGCGCATCCTCGATTCGATCCGGCCGCATCTGCAGCACCTGGCCGATCACTTTCGGGTTCATGCGGGGCTGGCAGTTCTCGATGAGACCGAAGCTCTGTATCTTGAGGTCTGCCACAGCAAAGCCACCATGGTGACCTTGAGACTGGAGGCGGGATCAAAGCTGCCGCTTGCCGGCACACCGGTGGGTCATGCTCTGTTGTGGTGTCTCGACCGTGAGCGCCGTGCTGAACTCACGCGGGAACTTGCGCGATCCCATGGCCCCGACTGGGAAACGCTCGCGCCCGTGTTGGAGGCCGGATTGTCGAAGCTGGATACGCATGGCTACACCACCTCTTCAGCGGGGTGGCATCCGGATGTCCTGGGTGTCGCGGTGCCGCTCCAGCCCACCGAGCAGGCAGGGGCGATGGCGCTCAGCTGTGGCGTCGCACGCGGCCATATGCAGGCCTCCGAACTGGAGACCCTCGGAGCTGAACTGTTGCGATTTGCACAGATGGTTTCGCTCAGGCACCAAGGTGAAGAAACGGCGCCATGA